A single region of the Anoplolepis gracilipes chromosome 1, ASM4749672v1, whole genome shotgun sequence genome encodes:
- the LOC140673004 gene encoding pancreatic lipase-related protein 2 isoform X2 has translation MAQDKTLKDLFNSTSCAKPPYICPHPQIEFYLYTRETQQNPLPLDIRDFKSLRNSKFNKTNPTKIIIHGFGGGRNLAPSTDLRDAYFTRGDYNIIIVDYGSLVREPCLSQISWGPDFCSQCIAQLVKYLRDHPRGTRVENIHVLGYSVGAHIAGLIANYLPNDKLGRITGLDPTIFFYMNGNRSMDLDETDAHFVDVIHTAAGILGQWGPTGHADFYVNGGSSQPGCATSSILQTLSCDHTKVTPYYIESITTKKGFWAAPCANLFSYLIGWCNPKREDHILMGEDAPHTARGIFYLSTNARKPYARGLPAKSQRRTNQKQSSSRQS, from the exons ATGGCTCAAGACAAGACCCTTAAAGATCTCTTCAACAGCACGTCCTGCGCGAAACCACCTTACATCTGTCCGCATCCGCAGATAGAGTTCTATTTGTACACCAG GGAAACCCAACAAAATCCGCTGCCATTAGACATTCGAGATTTTAAGTCTCTCCGGAATTCCAAATTTAATAAGACCAATCCGACAAAGATCATTATTCACGGCTTTGGCGGTGGACGAAATTTAGCGCCCAGCACAGATTTGCGAGATG CGTATTTCACGCGAGGcgattacaatattataatcgtgGATTACGGTTCGTTGGTACGCGAGCCCTGTCTCTCGCAGATCTCATGGGGCCCGGATTTCTGCTCCCAGTGCATCGCTCAGCTGGTCAAGTACCTGAGGGATCATCCCCGCGGCACGAGGGTGGAGAACATACACGTGCTCGGATACAGCGTGGGCGCGCATATCGCTGGACTCATCGCAAATTACTTGCCCAATGACAAACTCGGGAGAATTACGG GCCTCGATCCGacgatatttttctacatgAACGGCAACCGCTCGATGGATTTAGACGAAACGGATGCCCATTTTGTGGACGTGATCCATACAGCCGCAGGGATTTTGGGCCAATGGGGGCCCACCGGTCACGCGGACTTTTACGTAAACGGTGGCTCGAGTCAGCCCGGATGCGCCACTTCTTCTATACTCC AAACGCTGTCGTGCGATCACACGAAGGTGACGCCATATTACATAGAGTCAATCACGACGAAAAAGGGATTTTGGGCGGCACCGTGCGCAAATCTGTTCTCTTACCTGATCGGATGGTGCAATCCCAAGAGAGAGGATCACATCCTGATGGGGGAGGACGCCCCTCATAC aGCACGCGGCATCTTCTATCTGTCAACAAACGCACGCAAACCGTACGCCCGAGGACTGCCCGCAAAAAGCCAGCGACGGACAAATCAGAAGCAATCGTCCTCCCGCCAGTCTTGA
- the LOC140673004 gene encoding pancreatic lipase-related protein 2 isoform X1 yields the protein MAVSVVRCHALLVLYCVLLQYHNAMAQDKTLKDLFNSTSCAKPPYICPHPQIEFYLYTRETQQNPLPLDIRDFKSLRNSKFNKTNPTKIIIHGFGGGRNLAPSTDLRDAYFTRGDYNIIIVDYGSLVREPCLSQISWGPDFCSQCIAQLVKYLRDHPRGTRVENIHVLGYSVGAHIAGLIANYLPNDKLGRITGLDPTIFFYMNGNRSMDLDETDAHFVDVIHTAAGILGQWGPTGHADFYVNGGSSQPGCATSSILQTLSCDHTKVTPYYIESITTKKGFWAAPCANLFSYLIGWCNPKREDHILMGEDAPHTARGIFYLSTNARKPYARGLPAKSQRRTNQKQSSSRQS from the exons ATGGCGGTCAGTGTCGTGAGGTGCCACGCTCTCCTTGTGCTCTACTGTGTCCTGCTGCAGTATC ACAATGCGATGGCTCAAGACAAGACCCTTAAAGATCTCTTCAACAGCACGTCCTGCGCGAAACCACCTTACATCTGTCCGCATCCGCAGATAGAGTTCTATTTGTACACCAG GGAAACCCAACAAAATCCGCTGCCATTAGACATTCGAGATTTTAAGTCTCTCCGGAATTCCAAATTTAATAAGACCAATCCGACAAAGATCATTATTCACGGCTTTGGCGGTGGACGAAATTTAGCGCCCAGCACAGATTTGCGAGATG CGTATTTCACGCGAGGcgattacaatattataatcgtgGATTACGGTTCGTTGGTACGCGAGCCCTGTCTCTCGCAGATCTCATGGGGCCCGGATTTCTGCTCCCAGTGCATCGCTCAGCTGGTCAAGTACCTGAGGGATCATCCCCGCGGCACGAGGGTGGAGAACATACACGTGCTCGGATACAGCGTGGGCGCGCATATCGCTGGACTCATCGCAAATTACTTGCCCAATGACAAACTCGGGAGAATTACGG GCCTCGATCCGacgatatttttctacatgAACGGCAACCGCTCGATGGATTTAGACGAAACGGATGCCCATTTTGTGGACGTGATCCATACAGCCGCAGGGATTTTGGGCCAATGGGGGCCCACCGGTCACGCGGACTTTTACGTAAACGGTGGCTCGAGTCAGCCCGGATGCGCCACTTCTTCTATACTCC AAACGCTGTCGTGCGATCACACGAAGGTGACGCCATATTACATAGAGTCAATCACGACGAAAAAGGGATTTTGGGCGGCACCGTGCGCAAATCTGTTCTCTTACCTGATCGGATGGTGCAATCCCAAGAGAGAGGATCACATCCTGATGGGGGAGGACGCCCCTCATAC aGCACGCGGCATCTTCTATCTGTCAACAAACGCACGCAAACCGTACGCCCGAGGACTGCCCGCAAAAAGCCAGCGACGGACAAATCAGAAGCAATCGTCCTCCCGCCAGTCTTGA
- the LOC140676025 gene encoding fibroblast growth factor receptor substrate 2, translating into MGCVNSRTNIFQVMNVNDQGKPIARGRLEITEGSIIFHQNSKQPTTWPLRCLRRYGFDSELFSFESGRRCPTGEGIYAFKCKKARDLFNLVQTKLQVSKNGDDTVSTDFSVMSHPTPAPREPTYLDPIPSNRSNSCMDSRLSHSQQNGIRRLSSVESSSSPISPQGTVESSSPPLMLPPPPPISQPHPSSYVNEEILSSSLTEHNNNKNFGRTVQRSPQIIAVENAIFRNALAETESIPVQPSEMVAEATNCDLTSPLLIKAPYMNLDICSEILCNRISPTPSTSETSQLKEESNLGGSHAYINVHPGQDHVEKIARVRPPPLPVLQSDVEEISKHCYYNVDTSDIQSLKKRISGTSITEKSPLAPSPTECPIRKMNYAELDLDTRDLSAGTDNNVNSPPSSPKSPNKPQEGYVTIDFQKTVALSHVNPNHDNEGSRKTRHNSTIDDLVTAACKHNSSISE; encoded by the exons ATGGGTTGCGTCAACAGTAGGACGAACATCTTTCAAGTGATGAACGTGAATGATCAGGGTAAACCCATTGCTCGTGGACGTTTGGAGATCACCGAGGGAAGTATTATATTCCACCAGAATAGCAAGCAACCGACTACATGGCCACTGCGTTGTTTACGACGTTACGGGTTTGACTCGGAACTCTTTAGTTTTGAGTCTGGCAGACGTTGCCCTACAGGTGAAGGCATATATGCCTTCAAGTGCAAAAAGGCGAGGGATTTGTTTAATCTTGTACAAACGAAACTTCAG gtGTCCAAAAATGGAGATGACACAGTATCGACAGACTTTTCAGTTATGTCGCATCCTACTCCAGCGCCAAGAGAGCCTACTTACTTAGATCCAATACCATCTAATAGAAGTAACAGTTGCATGGATTCTAGACTTAGTCATAGCCAGCAAAACGGTATCAGAAGATTGAGCAGTGTCGAAAGCAGCAGCAGTCCTATATCACCCCAGGGAACTGTGGAATCATCCTCGCCACCTCTTATGCTGCCGCCTCCGCCACCGATATCTCAGCCCCATCCGTCCTCTTACGTCAATGAAGAAATCTTGTCATCTAGCCTCACGGAACACAACAATAACAAGAATTTTGGAAGAACAGTACAAAG ATCACCACAGATTATTGCAGTCGAGAATGCAATATTTAGAAATGCACTCGCAGAAACAGAATCGATACCCGTTCAGCCTAGTGAAATGGTAGCAGAAGCTACCAATTGTGACCTAACATCGCCGTTACTGATTAAGGCGCCTTATATGAATCTAGACATCTGCAGTGAAATACTCTGCAATCGTATCTCTCCGACGCCTAGTACTTCTGAAACAAGTCAACTCAAGGAGGAGAGTAACCTAGGCGGATCTCACGCATATATAAACGTACATCCCGGACAAGATCACGTAGAAAAGATTGCCAGGGTGCGTCCGCCTCCATTACCCGTCTTGCAATCGGATGTCGAGGAAATCTCCAAGCATTGCTATTACAATGTGGATACGAGCGATATTCAGAGTTTGAAGAAGAGAATCTCCGGCACCTCGATAACCGAAAAATCGCCCTTAGCCCCATCGCCGACGGAATGTCCGATCAGGAAGATGAATTACGCAGAATTGGACCTGGATACGAGAGATTTATCTGCTGGTACCGATAATAACGTGAATTCGCCGCCGTCTTCTCCCAAATCTCCAAACAAGCCGCAGGAAGGTTATGTCACAATAGACTTCCAAAAAACAGTTGCTCTCTCGCACGTCAATCCTAATCACGATAACGAGGGCTCGAGGAAGACTCGTCACAATTCTACAATAGACGACCTGGTGACAGCTGCGTGTAAACACAATTCGTCAATAAGTGAGTGA
- the Syt1 gene encoding synaptotagmin 1 isoform X1 has protein sequence MAPLVKRDVIAEKGNEEVNTAITDPNINFTTEIEEKAGTDDLVITESAAKSFEDKLEKFGKGIAQEVGIPPWGLVAILIGVGVIVLGICFCCIRRCCRKRRSKDGKKGLKGAVDLKSVQLLGSTYKDKVQPDMEELTDNAEEPDEAESKQSEVKLGKLQYKLEYDFNSNSLAVTVIQAEELPALDMGGTSDPYVKVYLLPDKKKKFETKVHRKTLSPVFNETFTFKSVPYADAMNKTLVFAIFDFDRFSKHDQIGEVKVPLCQIDLAQTIEEWRELQSVEGEGGQDNKLGDICFSLRYVPTAGKLTVVILEAKNLKKMDVGGLSDPYVKIALMQNGKRLKKKKTSIKKCTLNPYYNESFTFEVPFEQIQKVQLVVTVVDYDRIGTSEPIGKVVLGYNASGTELRHWSDMLASPRRPIAQWHTLKDPEDGDKKD, from the exons ATGGCACCGTTAGTCAAAAGAGACGTGATCGCTGAGAAAGGTAACGAGGAGGTTAACACCGCCATCACCGATCCCAACATAAATTTCACTACAGAAATTGAAGAGAAAGCTG GAACAGATGATCTGGTCATTACCGAAAGCGCAGCGAAATCCTTCGAGGATAAACTCGAGAAGTTCGGGAAAGGCATCGCGCAGGAAGTGGGGATACCGCCTTGGGGTCTTGTTGCTATTTTAATAG GAGTAGGCGTAATCGTTCTTGGAATCTGCTTCTGCTGTATACGAAGATGCTGTCGCAAGAGACGCTCCAAAGATGGCAAGAAGGGATTGAAGGGCGCGGTAGACCTAAAGTCCGTGCAGCTTCTGGGCAGCACGTACAAGGACAAG GTACAGCCGGATATGGAAGAATTGACGGACAATGCCGAGGAACCAGACGAAGCTGAAAGTAAGCAGAGCGAAGTTAAACTCGGAAAACTACAATACAAG CTCGAGtatgattttaattcaaaCAGTCTCGCCGTGACAGTAATCCAAGCTGAGGAATTGCCAGCATTGGATATGGGTGGTACATCAGATCCAtatgtaaaagtatatttattgccggataagaagaaaaagttTGAGACAAAGGTTCACAGAAAGACACTGAGTCCGGTCTTTAACGAAACATTCACATTTAAG AGCGTTCCTTATGCCGATGCCATGAACAAGACTTTAGTCTTCGCCATCTTCGACTTCGATAGATTTTCGAAGCACGATCAAATCGGAGAAGTTAAAGTACCGCTCTGTCAAATCGACTTGGCGCAGACGATCGAGGAGTGGAGAGAATTGCAGAGTGTTGAAGGCGAGGGTGGACAG GATAACAAGCTGGGAGACATATGCTTCTCATTGAGATACGTACCAACGGCTGGAAAACTCACGGTAGTCATTCTGGAAGCCAAGAACCTGAAGAAGATGGACGTCGGTGGCCTTTCGGATCCTTATGTTAAAATCGCGCTGATGCAGAATGGAAAGAgattgaagaagaagaaaacgtCGATCAAGAAGTGCACCCTTAACCCGTATTACAACGAATCATTCACCTTTGAAGTACCTTTCGAGCAGATACAG AAAGTACAACTCGTCGTCACTGTAGTCGATTACGATCGCATTGGCACATCAGAACCGATCGGAAAGGTAGTTCTGGGATATAACGCGAGCGGAACGGAATTGAGACACTGGTCCGACATGTTAGCGTCTCCCAGGCGCCCGATCGCCCAATGGCACACGCTAAAAGACCCCGAAGACGGAGATAAGAAGGATTAA
- the Syt1 gene encoding synaptotagmin 1 isoform X2 has translation MAPLVKRDVIAEKGNEEVNTAITDPNINFTTEIEEKAGTDDLVITESAAKSFEDKLEKFGKGIAQEVGIPPWGLVAILIGVGVIVLGICFCCIRRCCRKRRSKDGKKGLKGAVDLKSVQLLGSTYKDKPDMEELTDNAEEPDEAESKQSEVKLGKLQYKLEYDFNSNSLAVTVIQAEELPALDMGGTSDPYVKVYLLPDKKKKFETKVHRKTLSPVFNETFTFKSVPYADAMNKTLVFAIFDFDRFSKHDQIGEVKVPLCQIDLAQTIEEWRELQSVEGEGGQDNKLGDICFSLRYVPTAGKLTVVILEAKNLKKMDVGGLSDPYVKIALMQNGKRLKKKKTSIKKCTLNPYYNESFTFEVPFEQIQKVQLVVTVVDYDRIGTSEPIGKVVLGYNASGTELRHWSDMLASPRRPIAQWHTLKDPEDGDKKD, from the exons ATGGCACCGTTAGTCAAAAGAGACGTGATCGCTGAGAAAGGTAACGAGGAGGTTAACACCGCCATCACCGATCCCAACATAAATTTCACTACAGAAATTGAAGAGAAAGCTG GAACAGATGATCTGGTCATTACCGAAAGCGCAGCGAAATCCTTCGAGGATAAACTCGAGAAGTTCGGGAAAGGCATCGCGCAGGAAGTGGGGATACCGCCTTGGGGTCTTGTTGCTATTTTAATAG GAGTAGGCGTAATCGTTCTTGGAATCTGCTTCTGCTGTATACGAAGATGCTGTCGCAAGAGACGCTCCAAAGATGGCAAGAAGGGATTGAAGGGCGCGGTAGACCTAAAGTCCGTGCAGCTTCTGGGCAGCACGTACAAGGACAAG CCGGATATGGAAGAATTGACGGACAATGCCGAGGAACCAGACGAAGCTGAAAGTAAGCAGAGCGAAGTTAAACTCGGAAAACTACAATACAAG CTCGAGtatgattttaattcaaaCAGTCTCGCCGTGACAGTAATCCAAGCTGAGGAATTGCCAGCATTGGATATGGGTGGTACATCAGATCCAtatgtaaaagtatatttattgccggataagaagaaaaagttTGAGACAAAGGTTCACAGAAAGACACTGAGTCCGGTCTTTAACGAAACATTCACATTTAAG AGCGTTCCTTATGCCGATGCCATGAACAAGACTTTAGTCTTCGCCATCTTCGACTTCGATAGATTTTCGAAGCACGATCAAATCGGAGAAGTTAAAGTACCGCTCTGTCAAATCGACTTGGCGCAGACGATCGAGGAGTGGAGAGAATTGCAGAGTGTTGAAGGCGAGGGTGGACAG GATAACAAGCTGGGAGACATATGCTTCTCATTGAGATACGTACCAACGGCTGGAAAACTCACGGTAGTCATTCTGGAAGCCAAGAACCTGAAGAAGATGGACGTCGGTGGCCTTTCGGATCCTTATGTTAAAATCGCGCTGATGCAGAATGGAAAGAgattgaagaagaagaaaacgtCGATCAAGAAGTGCACCCTTAACCCGTATTACAACGAATCATTCACCTTTGAAGTACCTTTCGAGCAGATACAG AAAGTACAACTCGTCGTCACTGTAGTCGATTACGATCGCATTGGCACATCAGAACCGATCGGAAAGGTAGTTCTGGGATATAACGCGAGCGGAACGGAATTGAGACACTGGTCCGACATGTTAGCGTCTCCCAGGCGCCCGATCGCCCAATGGCACACGCTAAAAGACCCCGAAGACGGAGATAAGAAGGATTAA